A portion of the bacterium genome contains these proteins:
- the typA gene encoding translational GTPase TypA, with protein MEIRNIAIIAHVDHGKTTLVDALMKQSGNSAWESMDSNALEKERGITIYAKNASLIYKGTKINIVDTPGHADFGSEVERVLRAIDTVLLLVDAQEGPMPQTRFVLKKSLELGLKPIVILNKIDKPAARPAEVHDEVLELFIDLGATDDQLDFTTIYAIGKDAVAKKKLEDDFKDLSPLLETILEEVPPATKDIEKPARFQPFNLAYDNFLGRLAVGRIYEGKVKPGMTLTVKHPDKNPWTGKVTKLYTFEGTTRTEAKEALSGDIALVAGFKDIFIGDTLCEDPESVPLPAIAVDEPTISLNFLVNDSPFAGREGKFVTGRQVRERLEKELEINVGLKVDFSAGDFFKVFGRGELHVAVLLENMRREGYELQVSEPQVITKEQDGIILEPFEEAIIDAPHEFSGEIISKLSIRKGILTDHKEMGSRSRLVFEIPTRGLLGFRNEFIVDTKGEGLLSSRFVAFKEYAGNIKRHSFGSMVSMASGKALAFSLWNLQERGSLYIAPGENVYEGMIIGNVTKGDDLDVNPTKGKQLSNVRASGSDEAIMLVPPLSLSIERGLETMSIDDYLEITPKNIRLRKKYLTKAERGKNKTTTTRE; from the coding sequence ATGGAAATTCGCAATATAGCAATTATCGCTCACGTTGACCACGGCAAAACCACTCTTGTGGACGCTCTTATGAAGCAGTCAGGCAACAGCGCGTGGGAAAGCATGGATTCAAACGCCCTTGAAAAGGAGCGTGGCATTACCATTTACGCGAAGAACGCTTCCCTAATTTACAAAGGCACCAAAATCAACATCGTGGACACGCCGGGGCACGCCGATTTCGGCTCTGAAGTGGAGCGAGTTCTCCGCGCCATTGATACGGTTCTTTTGCTTGTTGACGCGCAGGAAGGGCCGATGCCACAGACCCGTTTTGTTTTGAAAAAGTCATTGGAACTCGGACTTAAACCGATAGTAATACTTAATAAAATAGACAAACCGGCGGCGCGCCCCGCGGAAGTTCACGATGAGGTCTTGGAACTTTTCATTGACCTTGGCGCGACGGACGACCAGCTTGACTTCACGACAATTTACGCCATTGGTAAAGACGCGGTGGCAAAGAAAAAACTTGAAGATGATTTTAAAGACCTTTCCCCTCTTCTTGAAACCATACTTGAGGAAGTTCCTCCCGCCACGAAAGACATTGAAAAACCTGCGCGTTTCCAGCCATTTAACTTGGCTTATGACAACTTTCTGGGACGGCTGGCCGTCGGCAGGATTTATGAAGGCAAAGTAAAGCCGGGAATGACTCTGACGGTAAAACATCCGGATAAGAATCCGTGGACAGGCAAAGTTACGAAGCTCTACACATTTGAAGGCACCACGAGAACAGAGGCGAAAGAAGCGCTCTCCGGAGACATAGCGTTGGTGGCCGGATTTAAGGATATTTTTATAGGAGACACTCTGTGCGAAGACCCCGAAAGCGTCCCTTTGCCCGCTATTGCCGTGGACGAACCGACAATATCTCTAAACTTTTTGGTAAACGACTCACCTTTCGCTGGAAGAGAAGGAAAGTTTGTGACAGGAAGACAAGTCCGAGAACGACTGGAAAAGGAGCTGGAAATAAACGTGGGATTAAAGGTTGATTTTTCCGCTGGCGACTTTTTTAAGGTCTTTGGCCGAGGAGAACTGCACGTCGCGGTGCTTTTGGAAAACATGCGGCGGGAAGGATACGAATTGCAGGTTTCAGAACCACAGGTTATCACAAAAGAACAAGACGGCATTATTCTTGAACCGTTTGAAGAAGCCATAATAGACGCGCCCCATGAATTTTCCGGCGAGATTATAAGCAAACTTTCAATAAGAAAGGGTATATTGACTGACCACAAAGAAATGGGTAGCCGTTCGCGGTTGGTTTTTGAAATACCGACCCGCGGACTTCTGGGATTTAGAAACGAATTTATAGTGGACACCAAAGGCGAAGGTCTGCTTTCTTCGCGTTTTGTCGCCTTTAAAGAATACGCTGGAAACATAAAAAGACACTCTTTCGGTTCTATGGTTTCCATGGCCTCCGGCAAGGCCTTGGCTTTTTCGTTATGGAACTTGCAGGAAAGGGGTTCACTTTACATCGCTCCGGGAGAGAACGTTTACGAGGGAATGATAATCGGCAACGTAACAAAAGGCGACGACTTGGACGTAAATCCGACCAAAGGCAAACAGCTTTCAAACGTGCGAGCTTCCGGCTCTGACGAGGCGATAATGCTTGTTCCCCCTCTTTCTCTTTCCATAGAACGCGGACTTGAAACAATGTCCATTGATGACTACTTGGAAATCACCCCTAAAAATATCCGGCTTCGCAAGAAATATCTGACCAAAGCGGAGAGAGGAAAAAACAAAACAACAACCACGCGGGAGTAG
- a CDS encoding phosphoketolase family protein, whose product MPMTKEIEQLKKYVRATNYLVVTQLYLRDNFLLKGPLSETDIKPRLLGHWGTCPGINFVYAHLNLLIKKTKADILFILGPGHGFPALQANLFLEGTLEEIYSEAKRDEGGIAYVSRKFSTPYGFPSHSNPETPGVILEGGELGYSLSTAYGAVLDNPDLIVATLIGDGEAETGPLATAWHINKFIDPATNGAVLPILHLNGYKISGPTVFGRMSDKELISLFEGYGYEPIIVAEEDKGDIYSQMAGVLSNCYQKIRMIQNEAKEGKKDLPRFPMIILKTPKGWTGVESFKGEKLEGNCASHQIILKNARERQDERRLLRQWLASYKFQELFSPEKGFSEDILDVCPPPELRMGKNKHANQDEEKAVLELPETEEFAEDARKPGTIGSSSMRRAGLFLKEVFRKNADKANFRLFSPDETYSNKLDAVFEETERAFVWPTKEWDKDISPEGRVIEMLSEHSLQGLSQGYILTGRRAVFASYEAFIQIVSSMADQYAKFLRIAREVAWRKKIPTFVYILTSSGWRQEHNGFSHQNPGFVSNMLAKHGCFVKIFFPPDGNSMLETLSASLKSTGEIHVLVAGKTLEPRWLTTEMARKELLRGLMIWDFASDENPDIVLCGIGDYLTKEALAALSIIKKEVPDLKIRFVNVLELTALGIGDETCRLPFHDFNDYFTKDKPVIFNFYGYPEAVSSMLIHQSNPSRFRVNGYIENGSTTTPFDMHIRNKTSRYNIVMQATEVLADNGRIAQNSASEIIEKYKKKISEHRVFIKENGVDPEEIEKWTWKK is encoded by the coding sequence ATGCCAATGACAAAGGAGATTGAACAACTGAAAAAATACGTAAGGGCAACCAATTATCTCGTGGTAACCCAGCTCTATCTTCGTGACAACTTTCTACTGAAAGGCCCTCTTTCAGAAACCGACATCAAACCGCGTCTTCTCGGCCACTGGGGCACATGCCCGGGTATAAATTTCGTATATGCTCACCTGAACCTCCTCATAAAAAAGACAAAAGCCGATATTCTTTTCATCCTGGGACCGGGACACGGCTTCCCCGCCCTGCAAGCCAATTTGTTTTTGGAAGGAACCTTGGAAGAAATTTACAGCGAAGCCAAAAGAGATGAAGGAGGCATTGCCTACGTATCCAGAAAATTCAGCACGCCTTACGGCTTTCCGAGCCATTCAAACCCCGAAACCCCCGGTGTTATTTTAGAAGGAGGAGAACTCGGCTACTCTCTCTCTACCGCTTATGGTGCTGTTTTAGACAATCCCGACCTTATTGTCGCCACATTAATCGGAGACGGAGAAGCTGAAACGGGGCCTCTCGCTACCGCTTGGCATATAAACAAATTCATAGACCCCGCGACAAATGGGGCTGTTTTGCCTATTCTCCATTTAAACGGCTACAAAATATCAGGTCCAACCGTTTTTGGAAGAATGAGCGACAAAGAATTGATTTCCCTCTTTGAGGGTTACGGCTACGAACCGATAATAGTGGCCGAAGAAGACAAAGGAGACATCTACTCCCAAATGGCCGGCGTTCTTTCAAACTGTTATCAAAAAATCAGAATGATACAAAACGAGGCAAAAGAAGGAAAAAAAGACCTGCCTCGCTTCCCCATGATAATACTGAAGACCCCAAAGGGCTGGACCGGCGTTGAGTCGTTTAAAGGCGAAAAATTGGAGGGGAATTGCGCTTCCCACCAAATAATTCTTAAAAACGCGCGCGAACGACAAGACGAGCGTCGGCTTTTGCGTCAATGGTTAGCTTCTTACAAATTTCAAGAGTTATTCAGTCCGGAAAAGGGTTTTTCAGAAGATATTTTAGACGTTTGCCCGCCACCCGAACTGCGCATGGGTAAAAACAAACACGCGAACCAAGACGAAGAAAAGGCCGTTTTGGAACTTCCTGAAACAGAAGAATTCGCGGAAGACGCCCGAAAGCCCGGCACGATAGGTTCAAGCAGTATGCGCCGAGCAGGACTGTTTTTGAAAGAAGTATTTCGGAAAAACGCGGATAAAGCGAACTTCAGATTATTCTCTCCCGACGAAACATATTCAAACAAACTTGACGCGGTATTTGAAGAAACAGAACGCGCTTTTGTCTGGCCGACCAAGGAATGGGACAAAGACATCTCCCCCGAGGGCAGAGTGATTGAAATGCTCAGCGAGCATTCACTACAGGGACTCTCCCAAGGTTACATTTTAACGGGCCGGCGAGCGGTTTTCGCTTCCTATGAAGCTTTTATTCAAATTGTAAGCAGTATGGCCGACCAGTATGCCAAATTCCTGCGGATAGCTCGGGAAGTGGCGTGGCGCAAAAAAATCCCCACATTTGTATACATTCTGACATCTTCCGGATGGCGACAGGAACACAACGGTTTTTCACACCAAAACCCTGGATTTGTGAGCAATATGCTCGCGAAACACGGATGTTTTGTGAAAATATTTTTCCCGCCCGACGGAAACAGCATGCTTGAAACGCTTTCCGCCTCCCTGAAAAGCACCGGTGAAATTCACGTTTTGGTGGCCGGTAAAACATTAGAACCGCGATGGCTTACTACTGAAATGGCCCGAAAAGAACTTTTGAGAGGACTTATGATTTGGGATTTTGCCAGTGATGAAAACCCTGACATCGTCCTTTGCGGTATTGGGGACTATCTTACCAAAGAGGCCTTGGCCGCTCTTTCAATCATAAAGAAAGAAGTCCCGGACCTGAAAATCCGTTTTGTTAATGTTTTGGAACTCACTGCTTTGGGCATCGGAGATGAAACTTGCCGTCTGCCCTTCCACGACTTCAATGACTATTTCACGAAAGACAAACCTGTCATTTTCAATTTTTACGGCTACCCCGAAGCCGTATCTTCCATGCTTATACACCAGAGCAATCCTTCTCGCTTCCGAGTCAACGGCTATATAGAAAACGGCTCCACCACGACGCCCTTTGATATGCACATAAGAAACAAGACAAGCAGGTATAATATAGTAATGCAAGCAACGGAGGTCTTGGCGGACAACGGCAGAATAGCCCAAAATTCGGCTTCTGAAATCATTGAAAAGTACAAGAAGAAAATTTCAGAGCATCGTGTTTTTATTAAGGAAAACGGAGTTGATCCCGAAGAAATAGAAAAATGGACATGGAAAAAATAG
- a CDS encoding DoxX family protein, translating into MVGNKLQKVSLILLRVAVGCLFFYAGITKILNPQWSAAGYLNNAQTFPELFKWFTNPDILPFINILNEWGLTLIGVALILGAFTKWASWGGLMLMILYYFPVLTFPYAGDHSYIVDEHIIYALVFLVLIAFRAGRYWGVDGMLNR; encoded by the coding sequence ATGGTAGGAAATAAATTGCAAAAAGTTTCTTTGATTCTTCTACGTGTGGCGGTTGGTTGTCTTTTCTTTTACGCAGGAATTACAAAAATCTTAAATCCACAGTGGAGCGCCGCGGGATATTTGAATAACGCTCAAACTTTTCCGGAGCTTTTCAAGTGGTTCACAAATCCTGACATATTGCCTTTTATAAACATTTTAAACGAGTGGGGCCTGACTTTGATAGGAGTCGCTTTGATTTTGGGCGCCTTTACAAAATGGGCTTCTTGGGGCGGGCTCATGCTTATGATTCTTTATTACTTCCCCGTCCTGACTTTCCCCTACGCGGGCGACCATTCCTACATAGTGGACGAACATATAATTTACGCTCTGGTATTTCTTGTCCTCATAGCTTTCCGCGCCGGCAGGTACTGGGGAGTGGATGGAATGTTAAACAGGTAA
- a CDS encoding AAA family ATPase, with product MKFPRSKKLIFVNNKGGVGKTTLAFNCAVSFAKEGYKTALIDLDPQCNLSRLAMGEEYYAENLFSETEKTIYDVLRGVIEGGNDINLAVKFLPVKANKNLLLLKGDINLSVYEGLLSTAYGQAASGQPIGYFQTSAIDRFLREKGLSEQIDIFIIDTSPSLGLLNQMILLGADYFVVPMMPDAFSVQGVENLGTVYEKWKIQWRNSAKALAGNTETKLVLPGDPLFIGYIVNSYNVYGRQPIADHRAWIEKIPGKVRAYLSEKHCRNGLVEESWKNPLNIIQDYGRIPAKCQELGVAIFALDPSLIADNQQGTKENIEKSKEEFAILSKNILKVLSAY from the coding sequence ATGAAATTTCCTCGCTCAAAAAAGCTTATTTTTGTAAATAACAAAGGAGGAGTCGGCAAGACGACTTTGGCTTTTAATTGCGCCGTTTCGTTTGCCAAAGAGGGATACAAAACCGCTCTTATTGACTTGGACCCGCAATGCAACCTTTCCCGTCTGGCCATGGGTGAAGAGTATTACGCGGAAAACCTTTTTTCAGAAACAGAAAAAACCATATATGATGTCTTGCGGGGCGTGATTGAAGGCGGTAACGATATAAATCTTGCCGTAAAGTTCCTTCCTGTTAAAGCGAATAAAAATCTTTTGCTCCTCAAGGGCGATATAAATCTTTCTGTCTACGAAGGTTTGCTTTCAACCGCTTATGGGCAAGCGGCTTCCGGACAGCCAATCGGGTATTTTCAAACAAGCGCCATCGATCGGTTTTTACGAGAAAAAGGGTTAAGTGAACAGATAGACATTTTTATCATTGATACCTCGCCAAGTTTAGGATTGCTAAATCAGATGATTTTACTCGGGGCAGATTATTTTGTCGTGCCAATGATGCCAGACGCTTTTAGTGTTCAAGGTGTCGAAAATTTAGGAACTGTTTATGAAAAATGGAAAATACAATGGCGAAATTCCGCCAAAGCGCTGGCAGGCAACACCGAGACAAAATTGGTGTTACCCGGAGACCCTCTTTTTATAGGATACATCGTTAATTCATATAATGTTTACGGCAGACAACCGATTGCTGACCATCGCGCGTGGATTGAAAAAATTCCAGGAAAAGTGCGAGCTTATCTTTCGGAAAAGCATTGTCGGAATGGACTTGTGGAGGAAAGTTGGAAAAACCCATTAAATATAATTCAGGATTATGGCAGGATTCCGGCTAAGTGCCAAGAACTTGGGGTTGCGATTTTTGCTCTTGACCCCTCGCTAATAGCCGATAACCAACAAGGCACGAAAGAAAATATAGAAAAATCAAAAGAAGAATTTGCTATTCTATCGAAAAATATTTTGAAGGTTCTTTCGGCCTACTGA
- a CDS encoding HAD-IIB family hydrolase, whose translation MFILATDLDRTLLPNGKEPYDGTVSELFAKISEKKFVLAYVTGRDLNLVLDAVKKYGIKLPDFLLAEVGTVMYEKKGDKMIPLSDWSEYVRKKTQNWNRDKIVEMVGMRDLLELQEGWKQNEFKVSFYLKEKDKKEEILRKIGKSLADIEIPADVIWSIDPLQNDVGLIDILPESATKVTALEFLRLKLGVEKEAVFYCGDSGNDLLPLTFGYKAIVVANAPEEVKEKARLLTREKGYGELLYIASGKYGNGNYSSGILEGLKHYGVVS comes from the coding sequence ATGTTTATCCTTGCAACCGACCTTGACCGCACTCTTTTGCCAAACGGAAAAGAACCGTATGACGGCACCGTTTCAGAGTTGTTTGCGAAGATTTCCGAAAAAAAATTCGTATTGGCCTATGTCACCGGCCGTGACTTGAATTTGGTTTTGGACGCGGTGAAAAAATATGGCATAAAGTTGCCGGATTTTCTTTTGGCTGAAGTCGGTACTGTGATGTATGAGAAGAAAGGGGATAAGATGATTCCGCTTTCGGATTGGAGCGAGTACGTGCGAAAAAAAACTCAAAACTGGAACAGGGACAAAATAGTGGAAATGGTTGGCATGAGAGACCTTTTGGAACTTCAAGAGGGCTGGAAGCAGAATGAGTTTAAAGTAAGTTTTTACCTGAAAGAAAAGGATAAAAAGGAGGAAATCCTAAGAAAAATAGGAAAGTCCTTGGCCGATATTGAAATTCCGGCCGATGTGATTTGGAGTATTGACCCTCTGCAAAACGATGTCGGACTTATTGATATTTTGCCCGAAAGCGCGACAAAAGTCACCGCTTTGGAGTTTTTGCGTCTGAAACTTGGCGTTGAAAAAGAAGCGGTTTTTTACTGTGGCGATAGTGGCAACGACTTGTTGCCTTTGACTTTCGGTTATAAAGCGATAGTCGTGGCTAACGCGCCCGAAGAAGTAAAGGAAAAGGCGCGTCTTCTCACGCGGGAGAAGGGTTATGGCGAGCTTTTATATATTGCCTCCGGTAAATACGGCAACGGCAACTATTCTTCCGGTATTCTGGAGGGTTTGAAACACTACGGAGTTGTCTCTTAA
- a CDS encoding DUF378 domain-containing protein, with protein MKGLHIISFIILVVGGLNWGLIGIGGWDIVAYLGEMPARVVYILVGVAALVEVFTHKATCRACKSNSDAPAMGGQTM; from the coding sequence ATGAAAGGACTTCATATAATCAGCTTCATTATTCTTGTTGTCGGAGGTTTAAACTGGGGACTTATAGGAATAGGAGGATGGGACATCGTCGCTTACCTTGGTGAAATGCCCGCAAGAGTCGTTTACATTTTGGTAGGTGTCGCGGCTTTGGTGGAAGTATTTACTCACAAAGCCACATGTCGCGCCTGCAAATCAAATTCAGACGCGCCGGCAATGGGAGGGCAGACAATGTAA
- a CDS encoding V-type ATP synthase subunit D, producing the protein MILKVNPTRISLLNLKRELKVAGRGHKLLKDKRDGLMKKFMSSVREVKSLRERVEREMGEVFRLYVRGSSAMPETSIAGAFLLPNIVLNIFAKSETVMSVPTPNFSVSKKGRLFSYGFSETGADMDTSVLKLDSALLEIVKLAELEKTLENLAIEIEKTRRRASALENTKIPNLKDTIRFITMRLEEQARDAVVATMRVKAQILATENS; encoded by the coding sequence ATGATATTAAAGGTTAATCCCACCAGAATAAGTCTTCTCAATCTAAAACGCGAGCTTAAAGTCGCGGGGAGGGGGCACAAACTATTAAAAGACAAGCGAGACGGGCTTATGAAAAAATTCATGAGTTCCGTCAGAGAAGTTAAATCGCTTCGCGAAAGAGTGGAAAGAGAAATGGGAGAAGTTTTTCGTTTATATGTGAGAGGTAGCTCCGCCATGCCGGAGACATCAATAGCCGGCGCTTTTCTTCTGCCCAATATCGTGTTGAATATTTTTGCAAAAAGCGAAACGGTAATGTCCGTGCCGACTCCGAATTTTTCGGTTTCTAAAAAAGGACGGCTTTTTTCTTACGGTTTTAGCGAAACCGGCGCCGACATGGATACTTCGGTTTTAAAACTTGACTCTGCCTTGCTTGAAATTGTCAAACTCGCCGAACTTGAAAAGACCCTTGAAAATTTGGCCATTGAAATAGAAAAAACTCGTCGCCGAGCAAGCGCCTTGGAAAATACCAAAATACCGAATCTCAAAGACACTATTCGTTTTATAACAATGCGATTGGAAGAGCAGGCAAGGGACGCCGTTGTGGCCACCATGCGCGTAAAAGCCCAAATATTGGCTACTGAAAATTCCTAA
- a CDS encoding V-type ATP synthase subunit B has product MSLEKSHSLKEYKTAESVSGPLLIVTGIDGVGYEELVEVTIPGEKNPRLGKVLDSMEGKAVVQLFQPTRGVETKNAKVRFKGETAKIGLSRDMLGRVFSGGGAPIDGGGEVIADKKLDIAGAALNPWSREFPNDFIQTGVSSIDVMNTLVRGQKLPIFSGSGLPHARLASQIARQAKVTTGEAFAIIFATMGVTFEEAAYFKKEFEATGALERSVLFLNTAADPVVERIMTPRLALTAAEYFAFEQGMHVLVILTDMTNYCEALREVSSARKEVPGRRGFPGYMYTDLSTIYERAGRVKGKKGSITQIPILTMPDDDKTHPVPDLTGYITEGQFIISRESNTKGIFPPVDVQGSLSRLANSVMGKKTREDHAQVKDQLFASYAVGREARELAVVLGEASLSESDRAHIRFAEEFERQFINQGEREDRSIEQSLDLGWKLLKMLPKESLKRVKPDMVLKYM; this is encoded by the coding sequence ATGTCGCTTGAAAAAAGTCACTCACTAAAAGAGTACAAAACAGCCGAATCAGTTTCCGGCCCTCTTTTGATTGTGACCGGAATTGACGGCGTGGGCTACGAAGAGCTTGTGGAGGTTACGATACCGGGTGAGAAAAATCCCCGTCTTGGAAAGGTTTTGGATTCTATGGAAGGCAAGGCGGTGGTGCAACTATTTCAGCCGACAAGGGGAGTGGAGACCAAAAACGCCAAGGTTCGTTTTAAGGGTGAAACCGCCAAAATCGGTCTGTCTCGCGACATGCTCGGTCGGGTTTTCTCCGGCGGTGGCGCGCCCATAGACGGCGGCGGGGAAGTGATAGCGGACAAAAAACTGGACATCGCCGGCGCCGCCTTGAACCCGTGGAGTCGGGAATTTCCGAACGACTTTATCCAAACGGGTGTTTCTTCCATTGACGTTATGAACACTTTGGTTCGCGGTCAAAAGCTCCCGATCTTTTCCGGCTCCGGTTTGCCTCACGCCCGTCTGGCTTCGCAAATCGCTCGCCAAGCCAAAGTGACGACCGGCGAAGCGTTTGCCATTATTTTCGCCACCATGGGCGTTACCTTTGAAGAAGCCGCTTATTTCAAAAAGGAATTTGAAGCTACGGGCGCCTTGGAAAGAAGCGTTCTGTTTCTAAACACCGCCGCCGACCCAGTGGTGGAACGCATCATGACCCCGCGTTTGGCCCTCACGGCGGCCGAATATTTCGCTTTTGAACAAGGCATGCATGTTTTGGTTATTTTGACCGATATGACAAATTACTGCGAAGCCCTTCGTGAAGTGTCTTCGGCCAGAAAAGAAGTCCCCGGCAGACGAGGATTTCCCGGTTATATGTATACCGACCTTTCAACCATCTATGAAAGGGCGGGACGAGTAAAAGGTAAAAAAGGAAGCATCACCCAAATACCGATTCTTACCATGCCTGATGATGACAAGACCCATCCTGTTCCGGACCTCACCGGTTACATTACCGAGGGCCAGTTTATAATTTCTCGCGAATCAAACACCAAGGGCATTTTCCCTCCGGTTGACGTGCAGGGTTCTCTTTCTCGTCTTGCCAATTCCGTTATGGGGAAGAAGACCCGAGAAGACCACGCCCAAGTAAAAGACCAGTTGTTTGCCTCCTATGCTGTCGGTAGGGAAGCCCGAGAGTTGGCGGTTGTCTTGGGCGAAGCTTCTCTTTCGGAGAGCGACCGCGCTCATATTCGTTTTGCTGAAGAATTTGAACGTCAGTTTATAAATCAAGGCGAGAGGGAAGACCGAAGCATTGAACAGTCCCTTGATTTGGGGTGGAAACTTTTGAAAATGCTTCCAAAAGAGAGCCTCAAACGCGTGAAGCCGGATATGGTTCTGAAATATATGTAA
- a CDS encoding V-type ATP synthase subunit A, producing MKETEEKTGRIVRISGPLVEAKGLPAPKMYEVVRVGREKLMGEIIELKKDRVSIQVYEDTAGIVPGEPVEGTGRTMSVELGPGLLESIYDGIQRPLSVIEEKSQSVYIARGIEADGISRSRKWNFKPVAKAGVEVSEGDIIAQVQETTFISHKIMVPPGIFGKLKYVAPAGEYTVTDEIATITNEEGQDRPISMLQYWPIRVPRPKKEKIFPEEPLVTGMRVIDSFFPVTKGGTAAIPGPFGAGKTVTQQSIAKYCDAQIIVYVGCGERGNEMTEVLTEFPHLNDPNTGEPLMKRTVLIANTSNMPVAAREASVYTAMTIAEYYRDMGYSVALMADSTSRWAEAMREISGRMEEMPGEEGYPAYLSSRTAEFYERAGLVKCLGSDGRVGALTAIGAVSPPGGDLSEPVSQATLRVVKAFWGLDGSLAYKKHFPSINWLNSYTLYMPNIESSWRKNVADDYPEVRLSAMNIMQEENKLMEIVRLVGMESLSNEEKLTLHIAKSIREDFLFQNAFDAEDAYTPPLKQYNILSSMLAVYEEGKKVVSQDEFDFEDFLQIPSVKELSLLKTFAVNAMDRYETYRKRAREEIGVLKK from the coding sequence ATGAAAGAAACAGAAGAAAAAACAGGCAGAATAGTAAGAATTTCAGGGCCATTGGTTGAAGCCAAAGGACTTCCCGCGCCGAAAATGTACGAAGTTGTGCGTGTTGGTCGTGAAAAGTTAATGGGTGAAATAATTGAGCTTAAAAAGGACAGAGTGTCAATTCAAGTTTACGAAGATACGGCCGGTATTGTCCCGGGCGAGCCGGTGGAGGGTACCGGACGCACAATGTCGGTGGAACTCGGTCCCGGACTTTTAGAGTCCATCTACGACGGCATTCAGCGTCCTCTTTCCGTAATTGAAGAAAAATCCCAGTCAGTTTATATCGCTCGTGGCATTGAAGCAGATGGTATTTCTCGTTCACGCAAATGGAATTTCAAACCGGTCGCGAAGGCGGGAGTTGAAGTTTCAGAAGGGGACATAATAGCTCAAGTTCAAGAGACGACTTTCATAAGTCACAAGATAATGGTGCCACCCGGAATTTTCGGCAAACTCAAATATGTCGCTCCGGCGGGCGAATATACCGTAACGGATGAAATAGCGACCATTACCAATGAAGAAGGACAAGATAGGCCGATAAGCATGCTTCAATACTGGCCTATTCGTGTTCCGCGTCCAAAAAAGGAGAAAATCTTTCCCGAAGAGCCACTTGTTACGGGCATGCGGGTTATTGACTCTTTCTTTCCTGTTACAAAAGGAGGAACGGCCGCCATCCCCGGCCCCTTTGGAGCCGGCAAAACCGTAACCCAGCAATCAATAGCCAAATACTGCGATGCTCAGATAATAGTTTATGTCGGGTGTGGCGAAAGAGGAAACGAAATGACTGAAGTGCTGACAGAATTTCCGCATCTAAACGATCCGAACACCGGAGAGCCGCTTATGAAAAGAACGGTGCTTATAGCCAACACTTCAAACATGCCGGTCGCCGCTCGCGAAGCATCTGTTTACACCGCGATGACTATCGCCGAATATTACCGCGACATGGGATATTCGGTAGCTCTTATGGCTGATTCCACTTCTCGTTGGGCCGAAGCCATGCGCGAAATTTCTGGTCGTATGGAAGAAATGCCCGGAGAAGAGGGCTATCCCGCCTATCTTTCCTCTCGAACCGCCGAATTTTACGAAAGAGCGGGTCTCGTCAAATGCCTTGGCTCTGACGGACGGGTGGGCGCTCTTACCGCTATTGGGGCGGTTTCTCCGCCCGGAGGAGACCTTTCCGAGCCGGTTTCCCAAGCCACTTTGCGCGTGGTCAAGGCCTTCTGGGGACTGGACGGTTCTTTGGCTTACAAAAAACATTTCCCTTCAATTAACTGGTTGAATTCCTACACCCTGTACATGCCCAATATTGAGAGTTCATGGAGAAAAAACGTCGCCGACGACTATCCCGAAGTGCGTCTTTCGGCGATGAATATAATGCAAGAGGAAAACAAACTCATGGAAATCGTTCGTCTTGTCGGCATGGAGTCGCTTTCAAACGAGGAGAAGCTCACTTTGCATATTGCCAAATCAATCCGCGAGGACTTTCTTTTTCAGAACGCTTTTGATGCCGAGGATGCTTACACACCGCCTCTTAAACAGTACAATATCCTGTCGTCCATGCTCGCTGTTTACGAAGAAGGTAAAAAAGTTGTCTCTCAAGACGAATTTGATTTTGAAGATTTTTTGCAAATCCCGTCCGTCAAAGAACTGTCTTTGCTTAAAACATTCGCGGTAAACGCAATGGACAGATACGAAACGTACAGAAAGAGAGCGCGGGAGGAAATCGGCGTTTTGAAGAAATAA
- a CDS encoding V-type ATP synthase subunit F, translated as MEHKLAIIGPKKIVSVFKATGADIFEAEDAGNAVLIIRDIKKKMESGEDGSPKYAVVVIIEKLLREIREEDYEKISRGALPAIVAIPGLEGSSGEAIEKLKKLAERAVGMAIIK; from the coding sequence ATGGAACACAAACTGGCAATCATCGGCCCTAAAAAAATCGTTTCCGTATTCAAGGCGACCGGAGCCGACATTTTTGAGGCGGAAGACGCCGGCAACGCCGTTTTAATTATCCGCGACATAAAAAAGAAAATGGAAAGCGGAGAAGACGGCTCGCCTAAATACGCCGTTGTTGTGATAATTGAAAAGCTCCTCCGTGAAATTCGGGAAGAAGATTATGAAAAAATTTCGCGTGGAGCTTTACCTGCCATAGTGGCTATACCCGGCCTTGAAGGTTCTTCCGGTGAAGCTATTGAAAAACTTAAAAAGCTGGCTGAAAGGGCGGTCGGAATGGCTATCATTAAGTAA